A section of the Ovis canadensis isolate MfBH-ARS-UI-01 breed Bighorn chromosome 1, ARS-UI_OviCan_v2, whole genome shotgun sequence genome encodes:
- the IGSF10 gene encoding immunoglobulin superfamily member 10, with the protein MKPKGRGNTSLLLSFTAFCLIALPGGRACPRRCACYVPAEVHCTFRYLTSIPESIPPNVERINLGYNSLVRLTEADFSGLNKLELLMLHSNGIHTIPAKTFSDLQALQVLKMSYNKVRKLQKDTFYGLRSLTRLHMDHNNIEFINPEVFYGLTSLRLVHLEGNHLTKLHPDTFVSLRYLRIFKTSFIKYLYLSDNFLSSIPQEMVTYMSDLESLYLHGNPWICDCQLKWLSDWLREKPDIIKCKKDRSPSSPQQCPLCMNPRTSKGKPLFMVPAAAFLCAKPTIDPSLKLKNLTVLEDSGSMSISPQEFMAPFGSLTLNITDQTGNEANMICSIQKPAMTSSIAFTAENDDIMLNASFSTFLVCDIDYSHIQPVWQVLALYSDSPLILERSHLFTETSQLCYKYKQVVLKPEDIFTNIEAGLRADPPWLMQDRISLQLNRTATTLSTLQIQYSSDVQVTLPRSEIKPETHRWTMISKDNSTKLERTVLVGGTVDLDCPGQGEPPPNLEWLLADGSKVRAPYVSEDGRILIGKSGKLGLQMADSSDTGLYHCISSNDDDADILTYRITVVEPNVEAYRENGARHIASVGETLDLPCHSTGIPDASVSWVLPGNTVLQQSSRDKQILNNGTLRLLQVAQKDQGHYHCVAANPAGVDILVNQVLVTIKGQKSAEHNVETDGSGFDEPNSMGQLQDPPATHLPTSPAVGAEAGTHVLSPSKNPKQRVLISQRHGESTSWRYREHRRQFPPSARRIDPRHWAALFEKAKKNVMPEKQENTTGKPPPPVTQLLDIPGEEADSSGMLPPDEQLTVPTTKAADVLTRTVTADSRKSPDSPVTSKTDGTPVSPIVSPQTLSPEKPRDFRPSATIKTQVTPKNINPTASSEMEDTTNPNLPNVFPLLTEATLFQDADNMESKKEPLQTASPVTVGATAIKDTHIQTLSNAVGKSGIFLGSVNATDSYQRSVTGVGEPRSHHSPSQSTHKPSPTKLHSGPHTAAPSQLHIPRKSTMNSPLSRRFGRWRKAWSRGRIISPYRTPVLRQHRFSVVRPTFRGSSEESTTAFPAPELSAVCPSCSPRERLTTDEAALSSPSLSPITLPKTEIASVTVEEPTTLVHNSSLLLEDKPNADAEKATPMIRYFSAESAQVTPATAVTTHATNISYPSGSKASKTTRYSVIVSPLPGPTIKSPVPTTLAISRFSRRKIPWHQIFVNNHIQREKLKNQQKFGSQSSTDTVLPKISPALPTDKVSPFHFKTLSASVMKIPSITPATTHLNNTHSLVSLPTMKELPSLPIYPTPPSSSSKESSANSVSRQTDMLTTTPTAPASIIINKAQIDRPRARKVQRKKEPQKTMRDPNTSPTQTSGFITSTTVTSPVPTAAETSTKPSVSAFTHSPLENTKEISSTVGLHPGAFNLTAVLVQPSQEGTQALKNITASETTLSSKLQSTPTRNTIRHSTMPTFLSSSATPMPIPTSPPLSNQSEVTDNVAMPTFRMMTSTMVEAHESPKHNATPQQLAVASPQTHPNAKFAVGTIHFTYSNLLPSTPMPALITVKPQDAKHTHSPWSENHFWHKSHPEIAEKGQKPVVVSVLPTPGLPEVTTHASNWDIQKNAKKSGFDKTAVQKITTSEFLPFDALSRDVFERPRIIGGKAASFTVPANSDAFLPCEAAGNPVPTIHWTRVSSGLDLSKRKLNSRFQVLSNGTLSIQRVDIQDRGQYLCSASNPFGTDHLHVTLSVVSYPPRIMERHTKEITVHSGSTVKLKCRADGRPSPTISWILANQTVISESSEGKRQALVTSDGTLVIHNLSIYDRGFYKCVASNSVGQDALLVKIQVIAAPPVILEQKRQVIAGTWGESLKLPCTAKGNPQPSVHWVLSDGTEVKPLQFVNSKFLFSNGTLFIRNVASSDRGTYECIATSSTGSERRVVIITVDGQETIPRIESASQKWTEVNLGDKLLLNCSATGEPKPKIIWRLPSKAVVDQWHRMGSRIHVYPNGSLFVGSVTEKDGGDYLCVARNKMGDDLTLMHVSLRWKPAKIDHKHHFKKQVFHGKDFQVDCKASGSPVPEISWSLPDGTMINSAMQADDSGHRTRRLTLFHNGTLYFNKVGMAEEGNYTCYAQNTLGKDEMQVHLTVITAAPRIQQSYKTNTRITAGDTAVLDCEVVGEPKPKIFWLLPSNDMISFSKDRYTFHNNGSLSINEVRLLDSGEYVCVARNPSGDDTKAYKLDVVSKPPLINGLYVNKTVIKATAVRHSKRHFDCRAEGTPSPQIMWIMPENIFLTAPYYGSRITVHKNGTLEIRNVRLSDSADFICVARNEGGESVLVIQLEVVEMLRRPTFRNPFNEKIVAQLGKSTALNCSVDGNPPPEIIWILPNGTQFPSGPHSSQYLIASNGSFIIYKTTRDDAGKYRCGARNKVGYIEKLIVLEIGRKPVILTYEPGTLYSFSGDTVLLHCVSLGSPKPHIKWTLPSGYIIDRPQINGKYILHENGTLVIKEATAYDRGNYICKAQNSIGHALITVPVMVVAYPPRITNRLPRSVLTRTGVAIQLHCKALGIPKPEITWEMPDHSLFSAANKGRTRRIRPFHPQGTLVIRNPQTSDSGIYKCTAKNSLGSDYATTYIQVI; encoded by the exons GTCTTAAAAATGAGCTATAACAAAGTTCGAAAACTTCAGAAGGACACTTTTTATGGCCTCAGGAGCTTGACACGGTTGCATATGGACCACAACAACATTGAGTTTATAAACCCAGAGGTTTTTTATGGACTCACCTCCCTCCGACTGGTGCACTTGGAAGGGAACCACCTCACTAAGCTTCATCCAGATACATTTGTCTCCTTGCGCTACCTCCGGATATTTAAAACATCTTTCATTAAGTACCTATACTTGTCTGATAACTTTCTGAGCTCCATCCCTCAAGAGATGGTCACCTACATGTCTGATCTGGAAAGCCTTTATCTTCATGGGAATCCTTGGATCTGCGACTGTCAACTGAAATGGCTGTCTGACTGGTTACGGGAGAAGCCAG atatCATAAAATGCAAAAAGGACAGAAGTCCCTCCAGTCCTCAGCAGTGTCCGCTTTGCATGAACCCCAGGACCTCTAAAGGCAAGCCCTTATTTATGGTCCCAGCTGCAGCTTTCCTGTGTGCCAAACCCACCATTGACCCCTCTCTGAAGCTGAAGAACCTGACTGTTCTGGAAGACAGTGGTTCTATGTCGATCTCTCCCCAAGAGTTCATGGCTCCCTTCGGCTCTCTGACTTTGAATATAACAGACCAGACTGGAAATGAAGCTAACATGATCTGCAGTATCCAAAAGCCAGCAATGACCTCATCCATTGCATTCACTGCAGAAAATGAcgacatcatgctaaatgcttcGTTTTCAACATTCCTGGTGTGTGACATAGATTACAGCCACATTCAGCCAGTGTGGCAGGTTCTGGCTTTGTACAGTGACTCTCCTCTGATCCTAGAAAGGAGTCACTTGTTCACTGAAACCTCACAACTCTGCTATAAATATAAACAGGTGGTACTGAAGCCTGAAGACATCTTTACCAACATTGAGGCTGGTCTCAGAGCAGATCCCCCGTGGTTAATGCAAGACCGAATTTCCTTGCAGCTAAACAGAACTGCCACCACCCTCAGTACACTGCAGATCCAGTACTCCAGTGATGTCCAAGTCACTTTACCAAGGTCAGAGATAAAGCCAGAGACACACAGATGGACCATGATTTCCAAAGATAACAGTACTAAGCTGGAACGCACTGTTTTGGTCGGTGGGACCGTTGACCTAGACTGCCCTGGCCAAGGAGAGCCTCCCCCCAATCTGGAGTGGCTTCTAGCTGATGGAAGTAAAGTGAGAGCCCCTTATGTGAGTGAGGACGGACGAATCCTGATAGGCAAAAGTGGAAAACTGGGACTCCAGATGGCTGATAGTTCTGACACTGGCCTATACCACTGCATAAGCAGTAACGACGATGATGCAGATATCCTCACATACAGGATTACCGTGGTAGAGCCCAATGTAGAAGCCTATCGGGAAAATGGAGCTCGTCATATAGCTTCTGTTGGTGAAACACTTGACCTTCCTTGCCATTCTACCGGTATCCCAGATGCCTCTGTTAGCTGGGTTCTCCCAGGAAACACTGTGCTTCAACAGTCCTCAAGAGATAAGCAAATTCTTAACAATGGCACATTAAGACTATTACAGGTCGCTCAAAAAGACCAGGGTCACTATCACTGTGTAGCAGCCAACCCAGCAGGGGTCGATATTTTAGTTAACCAAGTTTTAGTCACAATAAAAGGGCAAAAGTCAGCAGAGCATAATGTAGAAACAGATGGATCAGGGTTTGATGAGCCCAATTCCATGGGTCAGCTTCAGGATCCACCAGCTACACATCTCCCCACATCTCCTGCCGTGGGGGCTGAGGCTGGAACACATGTCTTGAGCCCAAGTAAGAATCCCAAACAGCGGGTATTAATATCCCAAAGGCATGGAGAGTCAACCAGCTGGCGTTACAGGGAGCACAGGAGGCAATTCCCTCCCTCTGCCCGGAGAATTGATCCACGGCACTGGGCAGCACTTTTCGAGAAAGCTAAAAAGAATGTTATgccagaaaagcaagaaaataccACAGGAAAGCCGCCTCCACCAGTCACCCAACTGCTGGATATACCTGGTGAGGAAGCAGACTCATCAGGCATGCTCCCTCCAGATGAGCAACTTACGGTCCCAACAACTAAAGCTGCAGACGTTCTGAcaaggacagtgactgcagaTTCCAGAAAATCACCTGACAGCCCTGTGACAAGTAAAACTGATGGCACCCCAGTCTCCCCAATTGTGAGTCCACAGACCCTATCACCTGAAAAACCAAGAGATTTCAGACCATCTGCTACTATTAAAACTCAAGTCACGCCAAAGAATATAAACCCAACTGCATCAAGCGAAATGGAAGACACAACCAACCCAAATTTACCTAATGTGTTTCCTCTACTAACTGAAGCAACTCTGTTTCAGGATGCTGACAACATGGAGAGTAAAAAAGAGCCCTTGCAAACTGCATCCCCAGTAACAGTGGGGGCTACTGCGATCAAAGATACCCATATCCAAACGCTAAGTAATGCTGTGGGCAAATCTGGTATATTTTTAGGGTCAGTAAATGCCACAGATAGTTATCAGAGATCTGTAACAGGAGTTGGTGAACCCAGGAGCCATCACTCTCCTTCTCAAAGTACTCACAAACCTAGCCCCACTAAGCTCCATTCAGGCCCACACACTGCTGCTCCTTCTCAGTTACACATTCCTAGAAAGAGTACAATGAACAGTCCGCTGTCCAGGCGCTTTGGAAGATGGCGAAAAGCTTGGAGCAGGGGGCGAATTATCAGCCCATATAGGACACCAGTTCTCCGACAGCACAGATTCAGCGTTGTAAGGCCCACGTTCAGAGGCTCTTCAGAAGAAAGCACCACTGCATTTCCAGCCCCAGAGCTCAGTGCAGTGTGCCCATCCTGTTCTCCCAGAGAAAGGCTCACCACTGATGAGGCAGCGTTGTCTTCTCCAAGCTTATCCCCCATCACCCTCCCCAAAACTGAAATTGCCAGCGTCACAGTAGAAGAACCTACAACTCTAGTTCACAACTCATCATTACTGCTTGAGGACAAACCGAATGCAGATGCTGAGAAGGCCACCCCTATGATAAGATACTTCAGTGCTGAAAGTGCCCAAGTGACTCCAGCTACTGCAGTTACGACTCACGCAACAAATATTAGTTATCCAAGTGGGTCTAAAGCCAGTAAAACCACCAGATACTCTGTGATCGTATCCCCACTGCCAGGTCCCACCATCAAGTCACCTGTGCCTACCACTCTAGCTATTAGCAGATTTTCAAGAAGGAAAATCCCCTGGCATCAGATCTTTGTAAATAACCACATCCAAAGAGAAAAGCTAAAGAATCAGCAAAAATTTGGTTCACAAAGCAGCACAGACACAGTGCTTCCTAAAATATCTCCTGCTTTGCCCACAGATAAAGTTTCTCCCTTCCATTTCAAAACACTCTCAGCTAGTGTAATGAAAATCCCATCCATAACACCAGCCACAACTCACCTCAATAACACACACAGCCTTGTAAGTCTCCCAACAATGAAGGAGCTGCCCTCCCTACCCATTTACCCTACGCCTCCTAGTAGCTCAAGCAAAGAATCAAGTGCAAATTCCGTATCAAGGCAAACAGACATGCTGACGACCACGCCTACTGCCCCTGCATCTATCATTATCAACAAAGCCCAGATAGACAGACCCAGGGCACGAAAAGTACAAAGGAAAAAGGAGCCTCAGAAGACAATGAGGGACCCAAATACCTCTCCCACCCAGACTTCTGGCTTCATTACATCCACCACTGTGACATCTCCTGTTCCAACAGCAGCTGAAACTTCAACCAAGCCCAGTGTGTCTGCTTTCACTCATTCTCCTCTAGAGAACACAAAAGAAATTTCAAGCACAGTTGGTCTTCATCCAGGAGCCTTTAATCTGACAGCTGTACTTGTACAACCATCCCAGGAGGGTACTCAGGCTTTGAAGAATATAACTGCTTCTGAAACCACTTTGTCCAGCAAACTACAGAGTACCCCTACTAGGAACACAATCAGACACTCAACCATGCCAACCTTCCTAAGCTCCAGTGCCACTCCAATGCCAattcccacctcccctcccttgAGTAATCAAAGTGAGGTTACTGACAATGTGGCCATGCCCACTTTCAGGATGATGACAAGTACAATGGTTGAGGCACATGAATCCCCAAAGCACAATGCTACTCCACAGCAACTGGCAGTAGCATCTCCCCAAACTCACCCAAATGCCAAATTTGCAGTTGGAACCATTCACTTTACCTACTCTAATCTGTTACCTTCTACTCCTATGCCAGCACTAATAACAGTTAAACCACAGGATGCTAAGCATACTCACTCCCCCTGGTCAGAAAACCACTTTTGGCACAAGTCACACCCAGAAATTGCTGAAAAAGGCCAAAAGCCAGTAGTAGTGAGTGTACTGCCCACTCCAGGCCTGCCAGAGGTCACCACTCATGCTTCAAACTGGGATATACAGAAGAATGCAAAGAAAAGTGGCTTTGATAAAACAGCAGTTCAAAAAATAACAACTTCCGAATTCCTCCCCTTTGATGCTTTATCTAGGGATGTATTTGAAAGGCCCAGAATAATCGGAGGAAAAGCAGCAAGTTTTACTGTTCCAGCTAACTCAGATGCCTTTCTTCCTTGTGAGGCTGCTGGAAATCCCGTGCCCACTATCCACTGGACCAGAGTCTCGTCAG GACTTGATTTATCTAAGAGGAAACTGAATAGCAGGTTCCAGGTGCTCTCCAATGGCACCCTGTCCATACAGAGGGTGGACATTCAGGACCGTGGACAGTACCTGTGCTCGGCATCCAATCCATTCGGCACAGACCACCTTCATGTCACCTTGTCCGTGGTTTCCTATCCCCCCCGGATCATGGAGAGACATACTAAGGAGATCACAGTCCATTCTGGAAGCACAGTCAAGTTGAAGTGCAGAGCTGATGGGAGGCCCAGCCCTACAATTTCCTGGATTCTTGCAAACCAGACGGTGATCTCTGAATCATCTGAGGGGAAGAGACAGGCCCTAGTGACATCTGACGGAACACTGGTCATCCACAATCTCAGCATTTATGACCGAGGCTTTTATAAATGTGTGGCCAGCAACTCAGTGGGCCAGGATGCACTGCTGGTTAAAATACAAGTCATCGCGGCCCCACCTGTTATTCTAGAGCAAAAGAGGCAAGTTATTGCAGGGACTTGGGGTGAAAGTTTGAAACTGCCCTGTACTGCAAAAGGCAATCCTCAGCCCAGTGTTCACTGGGTCCTCTCAGATGGCACTGAAGTGAAACCATTACAATTCGTCAACTCTAAGTTCTTATTTTCAAATGGAACTCTGTTTATAAGAAATGTAGCCTCTTCAGACAGGGGCACTTACGAATGCATTGCTACCAGCTCCACTGGCTCAGAGAGAAGGGTGGTAATCATCACAGTGGACGGACAAGAGACCATCCCCAGGATAGAATCTGCATCCCAGAAATGGACTGAGGTGAATCTGGGGGACAAACTACTGCTGAACTGCTCAGCCACTGGGGAGCCGAAACCGAAAATCATCTGGAGGCTACCATCCAAGGCTGTCGTCGACCAGTGGCACAG aatGGGCAGCCGAATCCATGTCTACCCAAATGGATCCTTGTTTGTTGGGTCAGTAACAGAAAAAGACGGCGGGGACTACTTGTGTGTGGCAAGAAACAAAATGGGCGACGACCTGACCCTGATGCACGTAAGCCTAAGATGGAAACCGGCCAAAATTGACCACAAGCACCACTTTAAAAAGCAAGTGTTTCACGGGAAAGACTTTCAGGTCGATTGCAAGGCTTCTGGCTCACCAGTGCCCGAgatatcctggagtttgcctgACGGGACGATGATAAACAGCGCCATGCAGGCCGATGACAGTGGCCACAGAACCAGAAGGCTCACCCTCTTCCACAACGGAACTTTATACTTCAACAAAGTTGGGATGGCAGAGGAAGGAAATTACACCTGCTATGCCCAGAACACCCTAGGGAAGGATGAAATGCAAGTCCACCTAACAGTCATAACAGCCGCCCCACGGATCCAGCAGAGTTACAAGACCAACACGAGAATCACAGCAGGAGACACAGCTGTCCTTGACTGTGAGGTTGTTGGAGAACCCAAGCCAAAAATATTTTGGCTGCTGCCTTCCAATGACATGATTTCATTCTCTAAGGACAGGTATACATTCCATAACAATGGGTCTTTGTCCATCAATGAAGTGAGACTGCTCGATTCTGGAGAGTATGTATGTGTGGCCCGGAATCCCAGCGGGGATGACACCAAAGCGTACAAGCTGGATGTTGTCTCTAAGCCTCCATTAATCAATGGTCTGTATGTAAACAAAACTGTCATTAAAGCCACAGCTGTGAGACATTCCAAAAGACACTTTGACTGCAGAGCAGAAGGGACACCGTCTCCTCAAATCATGTGGATCATGCCCGAGAATATTTTCCTCACGGCTCCATACTATGGGAGCAGAATCACCGTCCACAAAAATGGAACCCTGGAAATCAGGAATGTGAGGCTTTCAGACTCCGCTGATTTCATCTGCGTGGCTCGGaatgaaggaggagagagtgTGCTAGTGATACAGTTAGAGGTGGTGGAAATGCTGAGAAGGCCGACGTTCAGAAATCcatttaatgaaaaaatagttGCCCAGCTTGGAAAGTCCACAGCACTGAATTGCTCTGTTGATGGAAACCCACCACCTGAAATAATCTGGATTTTACCAAATGGCACACAGTTTCCCAGTGGACCACACAGTTCTCAGTATCTAATAGCAAGTAACGGttcttttatcatttataaaaCAACACGGGATGATGCAGGAAAATATCGGTGTGGGGCAAGAAATAAAGTTGGTTACATTGAGAAATTAATTGTATTAGAAATTGGCCGAAAGCCAGTGATTCTAACTTATGAACCAGGGACACTTTACAGTTTCAGTGGAGACACTGTATTGCTGCACTGCGTCTCTCTTGGAAGCCCTAAGCCACATATCAAATGGACTTTGCCAAGTGGCTACATAATAGATAGGCCTCAAATTAATGGAAAATACATACTGCATGAAAATGGCACCTTAGTCATCAAAGAAGCAACAGCTTATGACAGAGGAAACTACATCTGTAAGGCTCAAAATAGTATTGGTCACGCACTGATTACTGTTCCAGTAATGGTTGTAGCCTACCCTCCCCGGATTACAAATCGCCTACCCAGGAGTGTCCTCACGAGGACAGGCGTGGCCATTCAGCTCCACTGTAAGGCCCTGGGAATCCCCAAGCCAGAAATCACATGGGAGATGCCTGACCACTCCCTGTTCTCAGCGGCAAACAAAGGGAGGACACGCAGAATTCGGCCTTTTCACCCACAAGGTACCCTAGTCATCCGGAATCCGCAAACCTCGGATTCTGGGATATACAAATGCACAGCAAAGAATTCACTTGGAAGCGATTATGCAACAACTTACATTCAAGTAATCTAA